From Strongyloides ratti genome assembly S_ratti_ED321, scaffold srae_scaffold0000001, one genomic window encodes:
- a CDS encoding KiSS-1 receptor has product MTLIGAIGNVGVLMVIYIDKKFHEPTNMMIMNLAIADLFFVLICIPPTSLNLTGNYELPEIFCRIQIFFSYFSVFVSAYTLVLLALDRFLAVVIPRCIHYYKTLKNSILACLSTWLLSAAICIIILPTASLYYTNDEAFDNKTMKQCFDNPKIANSTETKKNVLIFYLNFIIFSYILPLTVITFLYTIMLYTLSKQTNKSSRSIINKQWRKKITKTVWLIIATFAICWFPQNIRFFTIAYYYPSVAPFEKNFSNHDYKIIILIFQTMAYANSCINPLLYCLMFKRNRDSLIQFWEFINKYVCCKPAITSNTEMQIESDISSHNGAMVMKKRRYSRPKSNYFLNLEKEKNSQLTTLTFKSRDDIEVETQFV; this is encoded by the coding sequence ATGACATTAATTGGTGCAATAGGTAATGTTGGAGTATTAATGGttatttatattgataaaaaatttcatgaACCAACTAATATGATGATAATGAACTTAGCAATTgcagatttattttttgtacttATTTGTATTCCACCAACaagtttaaatttaactGGAAATTATGAACTTCCAGAAATATTTTGTAgaattcaaatatttttttcatattttagtGTTTTTGTTTCAGCATACACATTAGTACTTTTAGCACTTGATAGATTTTTAGCAGTTGTTATACCTAGGTgtattcattattataagaCGCTTAAGAATTCAATATTAGCTTGTTTATCAACATGGTTATTGAGTGCTGCTATTTGCATTATTATTCTACCAACAGCATCTTTATATTATACGAATGATGAAGCATTTGACAACAAAACAATGAAACAATGTTTTGATAATCCAAAAATAGCAAATTCAAcggaaacaaaaaaaaatgttcttatattttatttaaattttataatattttcatatatattacCATTAACtgtaataacatttttatatactataATGTTATATACATTAAGCAAACAAACAAATAAATCTTCAAGatcaattattaataaacaatggagaaaaaaaattacaaaaactGTATGGTTAATTATTGCTACATTTGCAATATGTTGGTTTCCTCAAAATATAAGATTTTTTACAATTGCTTATTATTATCCATCAGTTGCAccatttgaaaaaaatttctcaaaccatgattataaaattataatattaatttttcaaacaaTGGCATATGCTAATTCATGTATTAATCCTTTGTTATATTgtttaatgtttaaaaggAATAGAGATTCATTGATACAATTTTGggaatttataaataagtaTGTATGTTGTAAACCAGCAATAACAAGTAATACAGAAATGCAAATAGAAAGTGATATATCATCACATAATGGGGCAATGGTTatgaaaaaaagaagatattcAAGACCAAAAtccaattattttttgaatttagaaaaagaaaaaaattcacAATTAACTACATTAACCTTTAAATCAAGAGATGATATAGAGGTTGAAACacaatttgtttaa
- a CDS encoding Protein kinase-like domain and Uncharacterised oxidoreductase Dhs-27 family and CHK kinase-like domain-containing protein gives MEIYCIMEWRLQKLFDWCEIDIGWVEKKMLLKFPENKWLSARLESVIQAGFMSHLIRIVIEYENTQENYKAIAPNTILIKVPNYKNASMALKSAELIEDKYAVSQGIGIIKLLSETEGRFYSLVNDKNHNLKIPKIFYLNLDNSNNEIQCIIMEEVLDVYTIDIVEGLNKTQLYNLVDFIIELHLLSFMENLDNPGSSYEEWNKLPLSFNDYVLNARKRYMNEYPDSLGPLIEKTFNKYLKVDNIDEIKYKCLEDKPNMCFLSHGDLWTSNILFDAKDKNNLRCVVDWQLALKTSPFEDLTHLLFSCISPELRRECQNDVFKYYYKNLKNSVEKQGKSLSFNYQDLTKMFYEMLPYLVNRNLFAISMWTASSLCKTGKNDEEERIFKLNSRLKALFEDIETNNLMK, from the exons ATGGAAAT ttaCTGTATAATGGAATGGagattacaaaaattatttgattggTGTGAAATAGATATTGGTTgggtagaaaaaaaaatgcttttaaaatttccTGAAAATAAATGGTTGTCAGCACGATTGGAATCTGTTATTCAAGCAGGTTTTATGTCTCATTTAATAAGAATTGTTATTGAATATGAAAATACtcaagaaaattataaagcAATCGCTCCAAACACAATTCTTATTAAG gttcctaattataaaaatgcaTCAATGGCATTAAAATCTGCTGAACTTATTGAAGATAAATATGCTGTTTCACAGGGAATTggtataattaaattattgtcTGAAACTGAGGGACGATTTTATTCATTagtaaatgataaaaatcataatttaaaaattcctaaaattttttatttaaatttagacaattcaaataatgaaattcAATGTATTATCATGGAAGAAGTATTGGATGTATATACAATTGATATTGTTGAAGGGCTTAATAAAACTCAATTATATAATCTTgttgattttattattgaGTTACATTTATTGTCATTTATGGAAAATTTAGATAATCCAGGATCTTCCTATGAAGAATGGAATAAACTACCTCTATCTTTTAATGACTATGTTTTAAATGCTCGAAAAAGATATATGAATGAGTATCCTGATTCTTTAGGGCCGTTAAttgaaaaaacttttaataaatatttaaaagtggATAACAtagatgaaataaaatataaatgtctAGAAGATAAAC caAATATGTGTTTTTTATCTCATGGAGATCTTTGGACATCAAACATATTATTTGATGCTaaggataaaaataatttaagatGTGTAGTAGATTGGCAATTAGCATTAAAAACATCACCATTTGAAGATCTAACACATTTACTATTTTCTTGTATTTCTCCTGAATTAAGAAGAGAGTGTCAAAATGATGTATTTAAatactattataaaaatttaaaaaattcagtGGAGAAGCAAGGAAAATCACTTTCATTTAACTATCAAGATTTAACT aaaatgttttatGAAATGTTACCCTACTTAGTCAACCGAAATTTGTTTGCAATTTCAATGTGGACTGCTTCATCATTGTGTAAAACAGGaaaaaatgatgaagaagaaagaatatttaaactaAACAGTCGTTTGAAAGCACTGTTTGAAGATATTGAAACAAACAATcttatgaaataa
- a CDS encoding CTL-like protein 2: MSIEKNNVDDSENLMLTFKYPNIVLTTKRRWLVVGYQAFMTNNLKRVIFPSDSAGRICGIKQEGVYDLSEKPYLLFFDLTKCASWTSFMSGCPTKQVCVKECPQKYFTYLQLRSIFSDATFYKKLKKEIICSNDDIKYNIKSFEDLKRYVRFGECIAYTVKSSPLLGRCIPVVVTNLISSTTLNKKQNLSLNEIIANTGKDIEIPEDEKFIKNVSSIYKNIKYRKGFIGSIIEDIYLAKWKILLLLTCSAIVCLIYVNALRILGEMIIWGTLSMIFIGLILGIAFCWHQYKILLDEEEIFNENHINTDMRSYFHMPNTWKYIGFRNRIKIALLIIKETNKAISKMPNILLFPFIPFILNILCFLIFGTLAIWISTSGKENCFRYINNNTKSFSFNINETCDCSNVGTSLDKNCHFFNITKDEKITKTMQFYNIFAYFWSTCFISGFHNTVIAGAIGSYYWTYNKKKDVPKNAVSSSIYRTIRYHLGSIALGSLIIALIKFIRTILQYIYNNFKGSKNKIIRKIYCLMSCWFWLLENVLKYLTTNSYIIIAIHGKPFWTSAKKAISLISQNIIRVIVVNRVSSILLFIGKLFITIFFVFISYNFFSNNLFDEETFNNNFNNYLTPVIVVAIGTYYIADLFFDVYEFGIATTFLCFLDDCERNDGSTEKPYYMNRSKKAGNMENISIKVPTKSKKK, encoded by the exons atgagtattgaaaaaaataatgttgatgatagtgaaaatttaatgttaacatttaaatatccAAATATAGTATTAACAACAAAACGAA gATGGTTAGTTGTTGGGTACCAag ctTTTATgacaaataatttaaaaagagtTATTTTTCCTTCAGATTCTGCTGGTAGAATATGTGGAATAAAACAAGAAGGTGTATATGATTTATCAGAAAAAccttatttattattttttgatctTACTAAGTGTGCATCATGGACATCATTTATGTCTGGTTGCCCAACAAAACAAGTATGTGTTAAAGAATGTccacaaaaatattttacttatcTTCAATTACGTTCAATATTTTCTGATgcaactttttataaaaaattaaaaaaagaaataatttgtagtaatgatgatataaaatataatataaaaagttttgaagatttaaaaagatatgtTCGATTTGGTGAATGTATTGCATATACAGTTAAAAGTTCTCCTTTATTGGGCCGTTGTATACCAGTAGTTGTTACAAATTTAATAAGTTCAacaacattaaataaaaaacaaaatttatcattaaatgaaataattgcAAATACAGGAAAAGATATAGAAATACCAGaagatgaaaaatttataaaaaatgtttcaagtatttataaaaatattaaatatagaaaaGGATTTATTGGTAGTATAATTGAAGATATTTATTTAGCTAAatggaaaatattattattattaacatgTTCAGCAATTGTTTGTCTTATATATGTTAATGCATTACGTATATTAGGTGAAATGATTATTTGGGGAACATTAAGTATGATATTTATTGGACTTATTCTTGGTATAGCATTTTGTTGGCAtcagtataaaattttattagatgaagaagaaatatttaatgaaaatcaTATTAATACAGACATGCGATCTTATTTTCATATGCCAAATACTTGGAAATATATAGGAT tTAGAAATCGAATTAAGATTgcattattaattataaaggAAACAAACAAAGCTATTTCAAAAATGCCTAACATACTATTATTTCCTTTTATtccttttattttaaatattttatgttttttaatctttGGAACTTTAGCTATCTGGATAAGTACCTCTGGAAAAGAAAATTGTTTTcgatatattaataataatacaaaatcattttcatttaatataaatgaaacatGCGATTGTAGTAATGTTGGTACTtcattagataaaaattgtcatttttttaatataacaaaagatgaaaaaattactaaaacaatgcaattttataatatttttgcatATTTTTGGAGTACATGTTTTATTTCTGGATTTCATAATACAGTTATAGCAGGTGCTATAGGTTCATATTATTGgacatataataaaaaaaaagatgtacCTAAAAATGCTGTTAGTAGTTCTATTTATAGAACAATAAGATATCATTTAGGATCAATTGCATTAGGATCATTAATTATtgctttaataaaatttatcagaACAATtcttcaatatatttataataattttaaaggttctaaaaataaaattattagaaaaatatattgtctTATGTCATGTTGGTTTTGGCTTTTAGAAAATgttcttaaatatttaacaacaaattcatatataatt atagcAATACATGGAAAACCATTTTGGACATCAGCAAAAAAAGCAATTTCACTAATATCACAAAATATCATTCGTGTGATAGTTGTAAATAGAGTTTCATCTATATTACTGTTTATTGGAAAACTctttattacaatattttttgtttttatttcttataactttttttcaaacaatttatttgatgaagaaacatttaataataattttaataattatcttaCACCAGTAATAGTTGTTGCTATAGGAACATACTATATTgctgatttattttttgatgtttATGAATTTGGTATTGCTACaacatttttatgttttttagaTGATTGTGAAAGAAATGATGGATCAACAGAGAAACCATATTATATGAATAGATCTAAAAAAGCAGGAAATATGGAGAATATCTCCATTAAAGTACCtacaaaatcaaaaaaaaagtaa
- a CDS encoding GOLD domain-containing protein yields the protein MNNLFSIFLLIIYFSISSGLYFHIAETEKKCFVEEIPDETLVTGNYKIQLFDPNTKQYGDYPNIGMHVEVKDPEQKIILSKLYTSEGKFSFSSHTPGEHTICLISNSTAWFGGSQLRVHLDIQVGDHAQDYEQIAAKEKLSELQLRIRQLLDQVEQITKEQNYQRYREERFRQTSESTNSRVLWWAAGQTVVLLAVGAWQMRHLKKFFEVKKLV from the exons atgaatAATTTGTTTTCTATATTcctattaattatatatttttcaatttcttcgggtttatattttcatatagcagagacagaaaaaaaatgttttgtaGAGGAGATTCCTGATGAAACTCTTGTTACTGGAAATTACAAGATACAATTATTTGACCCAAATACTAAACAATATGGTGATTATCCAAATATTGGTATGCATGTTGAAGTTAAAGATCCTGAACAAAAG attattCTTTCCAAACTTTATACTTCTGAAGGTAAATTCAGTTTTTCATCTCATACCCCTGGTGAACATACTATTTGTTTAATCTCAAATTCCACTGCTTGGTTTGGTGGATCGCAATTAAGAGTTCACTTGGATATTCAAGTTGGTGATCATGCTCAAGATTATGAACAAATTGCAGCTAAGGAAAAATTGAGTGAACTACAATTAAGAATTAGACAGCTTCTTGACCAAGTTGAACAAATCACAAAAGAACAAAATTATCAAAGATATAGAGAGGAAAGATTTAGACAAACATCAGAATCAACCAATTCACGTGTTTTATGGTGGGCCGCTGGTCAAACAGTTGTTCTTTTGGCTGTTGGTGCTTGGCAAATGAGacatttaaagaaattcTTTGAAGtcaaaaaattagtttaa
- a CDS encoding Dehydrogenase/reductase SDR family member 12 has protein sequence MSVFSKLRAGLTSPWSIAFSIFGIGYGTYHIIGTTQAGKKYEFNEDLSGKTYIVTGATSGLGKVAAEELAKRQARVIMACRDREKCIHVRRDIVLATRNKQVYCRRLDLEDFDNVQNFVENISKGKHMVDSVDGLINNAATMEKIRSVNKLGIEKTMATNYMGTFLLTGLLIDKFLKQDNNVRIVFLNTNIIKNDCKIDFDDLNIEKQKFDGFNVYKKSKLAVALFAKELSERLKNTNISVLMADPGRCKTNLSTKYESDRFFLSRWILKPFSYILGERSPEKGVKPILCAIADPILVDVNGTFLDRERNKQSWPEDCDDVTLRKKLWITTEQWTKFYDHLKKINTEMNKN, from the coding sequence ATGTCtgttttttcaaaattaagaGCTGGACTGACGTCTCCATGGTCAATTGCTTTCTCTATTTTTGGAATTGGTTACGGTACTTATCATATAATAGGTACAACTCAAGCtggaaaaaaatatgaattcAATGAAGATCTCAGCGGTAAAACTTATATTGTTACTGGGGCAACTTCTGGATTAGGTAAAGTAGCAGCTGAAGAACTTGCAAAACGGCAAGCTCGCGTTATAATGGCATGTCGTGATCGTGAAAAATGTATACATGTTCGTCGTGATATTGTTTTAGCAACAAGAAATAAACAAGTTTATTGTCGTCGTTTAGATCTTGAAGATTTTGATAATGTTCAAAATTTTGTAGAAAATATTTCCAAAGGGAAGCATATGGTTGATTCTGTTGATGGTCTCATAAATAATGCTGCTACAATGGAAAAAATAAGAAGTGTTAACAAGTTAGGAATTGAAAAAACTATGGCTACTAATTACATGGGTACATTTTTGTTGACAGGATTGTTGATTGACAAATTTTTGAAACAAGATAACAATGTACGCATTGTATTTctaaatacaaatataattaaaaatgattgtaaaattgattttgatgatttaaatatagagaaacaaaaatttgatggttttaatgtttacaaaaaatcaaaattagcTGTAGCATTGTTTGCTAAAGAATTATCAGAAAGATtgaaaaatacaaatatttctGTATTAATGGCAGATCCTGGAAGAtgtaaaacaaatttatcaaCTAAATATGAAAGTGACCGCTTTTTTCTTTCACGCTGGATTTTAAAACCTTTTTCTTATATTCTAGGTGAAAGAAGTCCTGAAAAGGGTGTTAAACCAATTTTGTGTGCTATTGCTGACCCAATTTTAGTTGATGTAAATGGGACATTTTTAGATCGTGAAAGGAATAAACAATCATGGCCAGAAGATTGTGATGATGTAACTTTGAGAAAGAAACTTTGGATTACTACAGAACAATGGACTAAATTTTAtgatcatttaaaaaaaataaatacagaAATGAATAAGAATTAA
- a CDS encoding Autophagy-related protein 13, with protein sequence MTELASKFINNYVTKFMHRTFQSLVLARDGPKLLTKCQPSKTSWFQIEIDEIGSVASVIKQRVRNFPHSCNIVNIDFLLNTPDYGLLPLEQWRITIDRSKRNDGNIATAEGFHDGLTILLRSIIISARQTPCQRHLVRKQNEGQFVLTFKIYEGDFKPFFGDNVKFIDLGSVKTNFCHINASVVYRKDFDYDPDISDYYIIMERNISTNNKKLSRDVSEICIIEDVIVHIDNTGKSFVDESLCVTSNVFPVLEKSETSELISYGKSFSTSNEEIQKFRSRINSEISNISSEHPIFNMSISSNKTPTSEEVLKNSRKDETKEIIEKNIMRKSNISNINLPLETSIFPLPTSNEQQDIPFGILLSYSVEEVPSKTSQSIQKLFTSKKSTSFNNSSKTLHPVYEETSSTSSDNLSTSLDDSYVQIMGYSINKNILNPKYELTAFIQDLKHAPDLKFDNPPPQYIDIKTMFNLCLRDIQQLSTLSTNFDIFTKELCKKNKHQSNINSVNFY encoded by the exons ATGACTGAATTGGCatcaaaatttatcaataattatGTTACAAAATTTATGCATAGAACTTTTCAAAGTCTTGTTCTTGCTCGTGATGGACCAAAACTTTTAACAAAATGCCAACCTTCTAAAACAAGTTGGTTTCAAATTGAGATAGACGAAATTGGTAGTGTGGCAAGTGTTATTAAACAACGGGTTAGAAA ctTTCCTCATTCCTGCAATATAGTAAACATTGACTTTTTACTCAATACACCAGATTATGGACTACTTCCTTTAGAACAATGGAGAATAACTATTGATAGAAGTAAAAGAAATGATGGTAATATAGCGACAGCTGAGGGGTTTCATGATGGTTTGACAATTCTCTTAAGATCTATTATTATATCAGCAAGGCAAACTCCATGTCAACGACATCTAGTTCGTAAACAAAATGAAGGACAATTtgttttaacttttaaaatttatgagGGAGATTTTAAACCATTTTTTGGTgataatgtaaaatttattgatcTTGGAAGTgtaaaaactaatttttgtCATATTAATGCTTCTGTAGTATATAGGAAAGATTTTGACTATGATCCAGATATATCTGACTACTATATAATAATGGAAAGAAATATatcaacaaataataaaaaattgtcaaGAGATGTTAGTGAAATATGTATAATTGAAGATGTTATTGTTCATATTGACAATACAGGAAAATCATTTGTCGATGAAAGTTTATGTGTTACATCAAATGTATTTCCGGTATTAGAAAAAAGTGAAACATCAGAGTTAATATCATATGGAAAATCTTTTTCAACATCAAATGAAGAGATACAAAAATTTCGTTCAAGAATAAATTCAgaaatatcaaatataagCTCTGAACATCCGATTTTTAACATGAGTATCTCTTCTAATAAAACTCCAACATCTGaagaagttttaaaaaatagtcGAAAAGATGaaacaaaagaaattattgaGAAGAATATTATGagaaaaagtaatatatctAATATAAATTTGCCTTTAGAAACATCAATTTTCCCTTTACCTACATCAAATGAACAACAAGATATTCCATTCGGTATATTACTTTCATATTCTGTTGAAGAAGTGCCATCAAAAACTTCACAAtcaattcaaaaattatttacatcTAAAAAATCTAcaagttttaataattcatctAAAACACTTCACCCTGTTTATGAAGAAACATCATCAACATCATCAGATAATTTATCCACTTCTTTAGATGATTCATACGTTCAAATTATGGGTTactcaataaataaaaatattcttaacCCAAAGTATGAATTAACTGCATTTATTCAAGATTTAAAACATGCACcagatttaaaatttgataaccCACCACCAcaatatattgatataaaaacaatGTTTAATCTTTGTTTACGTGATATTCAACAACTTTCTACATTATCAacaaattttgatatatttactaaagaattatgcaaaaaaaataaacatcaaagtaatattaactctgttaatttttactaa
- a CDS encoding Pop2, with the protein MASTNESFQNKNITIIDVWRHNLIEEGAKICRIIKDYNYVGMDTEFPGVVATPVGPFRKKEDFNYQQVSCNVNMLKLIQVGLTFMNFKGELPPGNPVFQFNFVFDLQDDMYSTESIDLLNNCGINFSKHKVNGISMHEFGELLTTCGLLTDRNINWLTFSSGYDFGYLFRAVLTRHLPSDEKEFFRLLRGLFPTIIDIKCLLMQPGPMSVNLRGGLQEVAAMLHIERYGAQHQAGSDSLLTGNAYFALREKFFSDNWEEIFETINGELYGLGNTLSNENSSTGPYRPTPENGKRNGEVYFNSPFHSNKRDSPAFY; encoded by the exons atggcTTCAACAAACGAAtcttttcaaaataaaaatataacaataattgaTGTCTGGAGACATAATCTTATTGAAGAAGGTGCTAAAATATGTCGgattataaaagattataattATGTTGGTATGGATACAGAATTTCCAGGAGTTGTAGCAACACCAGTTGGACcatttagaaaaaaagaagattttAATTATCAACAAGTTTCATGTAATGTTAATATGCTAAAACTTATACAAGTTGGTTTAACATTTATGAATTTTAAAGGAGAACTTCCTCCTGGAAATCCTGTTTTccaatttaattttgtttttgatCTACAAGATGATATGTATTCAACAGAATCTATTGATCTTCTTAACAATTGTGGGATCAATTTTTCTAAACACAAG GTGAACGGTATATCTATGCATGAATTTGGTGAACTACTTACTACATGTGGATTGTTAACGgatagaaatattaattggCTCACATTTTCTTCTGGATATGATTTTGGTTATCTTTTTCGTGCTGTTCTTACCCGTCATTTACCATCAGACGAAAAGGAGTTTTTTAGGCTTTTACGTGGACTTTTTCCTACAATAATTGATATCAAATGCCTTCTTATGCAACCTGGTCCAATGAGTGTTAATCTTCGAGGAGGATTACAAGAAGTAGCAGCAATGCTTCACATTGAACGATATGGTGCACAGCATCAAGCAGGTTCTGATTCTCTTTTAACGGGGAATGCTTATTTCGCTTTAagggaaaaattttttagtgaTAATTGGGAGGAAATATTTGAAACAATAAATGGAGAATTATACGGATTAGGTAATACACTTTCAAATGAAAATTCTAGTACTGGACCATATAGGCCAACACCTGAAAATGGAAAAAGAAATGGAGAAGTATATTTTAACTCACCTTTTCACAGCAACAAAAGAGATTCACCTGCTTTTTACTAG
- a CDS encoding DNA topoisomerase 3-beta, which translates to MFVTVLMVAEKPSLAKTISGILSNNTAKRIKNNENSPPQFHFKGRFKNFSANFIMTSTYGHIKETTFAKEYTDWRIDDSKLFDCPLVKLNTDKSFKIDKYFSRIFSNCDYLVLCKNIFFRLDNDREGENICFEVMDACKLSCKKTNFEDYVYRARFSALTDVHIKNSMNNLTKPNKNESDSVDALHEIDLRIGCSFTRFQTKFLKRYISKNNTIKCLSFGPCQTPTLNFCVQRHKDIKNHTSVSYWRIKLILRDNNSDIELKPRWMGENCFNEEEFKEKIKILRKNKFAQIVEVEKKNVLKNPPKALNTIELLKTCSKNLSISPSDVMLIAENLYVRGFISYPRTETSMYPIDFDFNDILNKLKSDNEWKDIIKNLLEKGICLSSQGKDKGDHPPITPVRASKGVLGGRDKEVYDVIVKNFLASIMTPCEYETYSIKLLLDDESFIYYTRRIVDLGYTVFIKDDEVSESFIPLNVKKNDFLHVVSVRSEKKTTKPLTHLTESELISFMEQNQIGTDASIAGHISNIIKRKFVTIEKGRKLVPTVLGIELINIYEKIDKCLISPQTRAETEKFLIEISTGTKSKDYVVSFILNKYKNIFEKLTSEFHRYFYLIKNAIIDVPDEKKINEKKNRKRKISCNSSILKKNESNKTIKRKK; encoded by the exons ATGTTTGTAACAGTATTAATGGTGGCTGAAAAACCAAGTTTAGCTAAAACTATTTCTGGAATTCTTTCTAATAATACAGCAAAGcgtataaaaaataatgaaaattctCCACCACAGTTTCATTTTAAAggaagatttaaaaatttctctGCAAACTTTATTATGACTTCAACATATGGTCACATAAAAGAAACTACTTTTGCAAAAGAATATACTGATTGGAGAATAGATGATTCAAAACTTTTTGACTGTCCCTTAGTAAAGTTAAACACTGATAAgtcatttaaaattgataag TATTTTTCTAGAATTTTTAGTAATTGCGATTACTTAGTATTAtg taaaaatatattttttaggtTAGATAATGACAGAGAAGGCGAAAACATTTGTTTTGAAGTTATGGATGCATGCAAACTTTCGtgtaaaaaaacaaattttgaaGATTACGTTTATAGAGCACGGTTTTCTGCATTAACAGATgtacatattaaaaattctatgaataatttaactaaaccaaataaaaatgaaagcGATTCTGTTGATGCATTACATGAAATTGATTTGAGAATTGGATGTTCATTTACAAGATTtcaaacaaaatttttaaaaagatatatttcaAAGAATAATACAATAAAGTGTCTTTCTTTTGGACCTTGTCAAACTccaacattaaatttttgtgtTCAAAGAcataaagatattaaaaatcataCATCAGTATCTTATTGGagaattaaattaattttgcgTGATAATAATTCAGATATTGAACTTAAGCCAAGATGGATGGGAGAGAATTGTTTTAATGAAGAagaatttaaagaaaaaataaaaattttgcgAAAAAATAAGTTTGCTCAAATTGTAGaggtagaaaaaaaaaatgttttgaaaAATCCTCCAAAAGCATTAAATACAATTGAATTGTTAAAAACatgttcaaaaaatttatctatttcACCTAGTGATGTTATGTTAATTGCTGAAAATCTTTATGTACGCGGTTTTATTTCTTATCCAAGAACAGAAACTTCAATGTATCCTATagattttgattttaatgatattttaaacaaattaaaaagtgATAATGAGTGGaaagatattataaaaaatctaCTTGAAAAAGGAATTTGTTTGTCCTCACAAGGAAAAGATAAAGGTGATCATCCACCAATAACACCAGTAAGAGCATCAAAAGGAGTATTAGGGGGACGAGATAAAGAAGTATATGATGtcattgtaaaaaattttttagcaTCAATAATGACTCCATGTGAATATGAAACatattcaattaaattattactgGATGAtgaatcatttatttattatacaagACGAATTGTTGATTTAGGTTATAcggtatttataaaagatgaTGAAGTATCGGAATCTTTTATAccattaaatgttaaaaagaaCGATTTTTTACATGTTGTCTCAGTGAgaagtgaaaaaaaaacaaccaAACCATTAACGCATTTGACTGAAAGTgaattaatatcatttatgGAACAAAACCAAATTGGAACAGATGCTTCAATTGCAGGAcatatatcaaatattattaaaagaaaatttgttACAATTGAAAAAGGAAGAAAACTTGTACCTACAGTATTAGGAATAGagttaattaatatttatgaaaaaattgataaatgtttaatttcTCCTCAAACAAGAGCAGAAACtgaaaaatttctaattgAAATTTCTACTGGTACAAAAAGTAAGGATTACGTTGTTTCATTTATTCTAAATaagtacaaaaatatttttgaaaaactAACTTCAGAATTTCAtcgttatttttatttaataaaaaacgCAATTATAGATGTGccagatgaaaaaaaaattaatgagaaaaaaaatagaaaacgTAAGATATCTTGTAAttcttcaattttaaaaaaaaatgaaagcAATAAGACGATAAAGAGGAAGAAGTAA